TATCTTTGAAGCAGCTCGTAATTATCACGAGGAAGCTTTTACTACTATCAAAAACTTTCTATCAGACAAGCAAGTGTTGGGAGCTGATTTCAACTATGCCAAGTATTCTTCCAAGATGCCTGACTTATTGGCTGGACAGACGCCAAATGTCTTTTCAGATCGTTTTGCTGGTGGAGCCCTTATGGATTTGGGGATTTATCCTCTCTATGCTGCTATTCGCCTCTTTAGAAAGGCTCAGGACGCGACTTATCAGGCTAAACAGCTTAACAATAGCATTGACTTAAATGGTGATGGTATCCTCTTCTACCCAGAATTTCAAGTTCATATCAAGGCTGGGAAAAACATCACTTCCAATCTTCCTTGTGAGATTTACACAGCAGATGGAACCTTGACCCTTAACACGATTGAACATGTCCGCTCAGCTATTTTTACCAACCACCAAGGAAATCAAGTTCAGCTCCCTATCCAACAGACTCCTCATACGATGACTGAGGAAGTTGCTGCATTTGCACACATGATCCAGCAACCAGACCAGACGCTCTACCAGAACTGGCTGGATGATGCAGGTTCTGTTCATGATTTACTCTATACCATGCGCCAGACTGCTGGCATTAGATTTGAGGCAGAAAAATGAAAACCAAACTACCGACTGAATGGCAGGAATTGAGTGACCAACTCAGTTTCCAAGAATTTACCCCCATTCAAACTCAACTATTTGAACCTATACTTGCTGGAGAAAACCTCCTAGGAGTGAGCCCAACAGGAACTGGTAAGACCCTCGCTTACCTCCTACCAAGCCTTCTCAGACTACAAAAGAAAAAAGCCCAACAACTCTTGATTCTAGCACCAAATACAGAACTAGCTGGACAGATTTTTGACGTGTGTAAAACGTGGGCAGAAGCCATCGGTTTGACTGCTCAGCTCTTCTTATCAGGTTCCAGTCAAAAACGCCAGATTGAACGCCTCAAAAAAGGACCAGAAATTCTGATTGGAACTCCTGGCCGTATCTTTGAGTTGATTAAATTGAAAAAAATCAAGATGATGAATGTGGAAAGCATCATC
This Streptococcus oralis DNA region includes the following protein-coding sequences:
- a CDS encoding Gfo/Idh/MocA family protein produces the protein MLKLGVIGTGAISHHFIEAAHVSGQYQLVAVYSRKIETAATFASRYENIQLFDQLEDFFKSSFDVVYIASPNSLHFVQAKAALSFGKHVILEKPAVTQPQEWLDLRQTAEKNHSFIFEAARNYHEEAFTTIKNFLSDKQVLGADFNYAKYSSKMPDLLAGQTPNVFSDRFAGGALMDLGIYPLYAAIRLFRKAQDATYQAKQLNNSIDLNGDGILFYPEFQVHIKAGKNITSNLPCEIYTADGTLTLNTIEHVRSAIFTNHQGNQVQLPIQQTPHTMTEEVAAFAHMIQQPDQTLYQNWLDDAGSVHDLLYTMRQTAGIRFEAEK